TTTCATGTCCTGAATTGATTATTAGCTAAAAATAGAGGGCTTAAAAAATTTAAATGGGATTATCTTCACTTCATCCCACGCTGCTTTTCGAAGTTTCTCCATGCCTGAGCTGCTTCGGGTACATCACTTTCTAAATCATTTAATATCTCATTTCTAAGTTCTTTAGAGCTTACTTCACTTCTACCTCTTGCAAGGTTCATTGCATCTTCTGAAGCATGTTCTATAGCTTTCATTTTGGATGCAACAGTGAAACCAGCGTCTGTAATAGCATTTTCTATTGATCTTCTTATTTTTTCAGGTCTAAATGGCTCTTTTTTTCCAGTACTTTTTATAACATCTGTCATATATTTACCTCCAAACTGACATTTGTATTTTTTAATTTAGTATTACTAATATGACTATTAATAATATAAAAGGGTTTGCACTGGTTCAAAAAAAGCATTAAAAACAGGTTATCAAAAGCGCTTTTATTTTTAAATTAAATTTAAAGACGTGAATTATCTTATAAGCAGGATATACTTAAATTCCTCTGTACATCTGTAGAATTTCATCTGTAGTAGTGGCCTCTTCAGGGGACTTTTCGCTGCGCCATCTGATAAATCGAGGGAATCTTAAAGCCAGTCCCTGCTTTTTGGTGCTGTCCCAGTTACAGGTGTGAACAGGACTTCTGGTAATTTCAGATCCAAGAACTTCAACCACATACTGGGGAGCGAACCAGAAATCAGGCCATATTTCGCGAGAAACAACTGCCCTCGCCGGTTTTACATCTACTCGAGTATCAGCGAGTTTTTGAGGCATTTCTGTTATTTCTTCATCAGAAAATCCGGTTCCCAGTTTGCAGACAGTCTGGAATATATCCTCATCAGGATTATAAGCAGAGCATAAAACCGCCCCGTAAGTACCACTACGCCGCCCTCGCCCTGAATAAGCGCCTAAAATAACTAAATCAAGAGTATCTCTGAGTTTGGATATGTATTCTTTTTTCCATTTAATCCAGGAATAGTCCCTTCCACCTGCATGATAAAAAGAGTCTTTGGCGCATGATTTACATACAATACCTTC
This portion of the Methanobacterium sp. genome encodes:
- a CDS encoding ATP cone domain-containing protein, translated to MTDVIKSTGKKEPFRPEKIRRSIENAITDAGFTVASKMKAIEHASEDAMNLARGRSEVSSKELRNEILNDLESDVPEAAQAWRNFEKQRGMK